AAAGTAAAGATAGTGGCACAAATAGGAACGCCGCCtaaaaaatcattttaattaagcaaattaattaattaatttgattttgagGAGCACAATTCCTGCAGGGAGCAAAAAGAGAAATAGAATAAAAAGACAAATAACTTGTTAATCTTTTCCATAATTCCTGGAAAGGATGGAAGATCCTCATCCGATATGCAAGAAGATACCAGACCTCGTCGCCTCCTTCGTTGACACATTCGTCGATTTCTCTGTTAGTGGCATCTTCTTGCCCCCTTCTAACCCGAATTCCAATTCTTATGCTGGCTCTCCCTCTGATCCTCTGCCTGCATCTTCAACGTTGCGGACCCATTACCCAGCCCCGGACCGTCTGATCGCTATCGGTGATCTTCACGGCGATTTGGAGAAGTCCAAACAGGCATTTCGCCTGGCCGGATTGATTGACAGGTCCGATCGATGGACCGGTGGATCAGCAGGAGTGGTCCAGGTCGGCGACGTGTTCGATCGTGGCGGCGAGGAGCTCAAGATCCTTTATTTCCTCGAGAAATTGAAGCGGGAGGCTGAGAGGAATGGTGGGTATTTGATAACCCTGAACGGGAACCATGAGATCATGAATGTGGAGGGTGACTTTAGGTATGTGACGAAGGAGGGGGTCGAGGAATTTAGGGATTGGGGGTTTTGGTTTCTTGCGGGAAACAAAATTAAGGGTTTATGCAATGGTTTGGAGAAGCAGAAGGATGTATTTCGAGGGATTCCTTCGGTTATCCGCAATgtaaaagaagaagagtatTGGCCTGGTTTCCGGGCAAGGAGTGCTGCACTGAGGCCAGATGGGCCTATTGCGAGGCGGTTTTTGTCGAAGAATTTGACTGTTGTAGTTGTTGGGGATTCTGTTTTCGTACATGGAGGGCTCTTGGATGGTCATGTCAAATACGGATTGGAGAAGATCAATGAGGAGGTGAGGAATTGGCTAAATGGGTTGATGGGGAAATCGGCACCGAAATATTGCAAAGGGTGGGATGCAGTGGTTTGGTTGCGGAAGTTCTCTGATGACTCTGCGAGAAGATGTGATTGTATTGCACTTGAAGAAGTTCTGGCTACCATCCCTGGTGCTAAGAGGATGATCATGGGTCACACCATTCAGGAGTTCGGGATCAGTCATGCTTGTAGTAATAGGGCAATTAGAATTGATGTTGGTATGTCAAAGGGGTGCATCAATGGCCTGCCTGAAGTTTTGGAGATTAATGGGACCTCTGAGCCGCGAGTGCTAAGCTCCAATCCTTTGTATCAGAACAACTATAAACCATATTGGGATGCTGATAGGAAGGAAGGATTGGGGTTGTTGCTTCCAGAACATGGACCAAAGCCAGTGGAAGTGAAGGCTTAAGGAGTTGGGTATTTTAACCTTAAACTGCTAATTTGCTGAACATCTATGATATCTCACAGAAAAGATGACTGGGCAATTTGGCTCTATGTTCAGTGCATTTGGCCCCTGGCCTTGCATTGACCTAAGCCTTGTGCACTGGGAATTTGTTTTTGGATAGACATTGTTTGTTAGACTAGCATTTATAAAACATTGTTCATCAGCAATCCTAATGATATAAAATTGCTGAATGCAAAGACTGCTAGTAAATTGTGACTGCTgatgtttcaatttctttttataTTGTTTGTGCTAATGCCCCTGGCTTCCAAAAGTCTCTATTCATCATCATCcaccgagcctttatcccaaaagtttggggtcgcctacatgagtctatgaatATTTTAGCATGATTAGCTTGAAGAGAAATGTGCTGATATAGGACTACTTTGTTCTTGGTCTTGCATTTCTGTGATGTATGTGTGCATTCATTTTATGATTCAATCTTGACCTCCATCTTATGTTTCCTCATTGTTCTTCATTCAATTGAGAAAGGGTTGCTCAAAATGTTGCCAAAAACTGTCTGTGAATCTTAGGCTGCTTGAATTTGAGTTTATACTATTGATAAAGGTTGCCTAAAATGCCTTTCTTGCTAGCTGATTAATCACGAATATTTTAGCATGTTTTCTTGACAAGCAATGTGCTTCAATCCGGACTGCATTGTTTCCACTATTGCATCTGGGATGTATGCTTCATCCATTGCATGAACTCATGCTCATGGCCTGATTGATGTATTCACTTTCGTTCTTTTTTGTTGgtgtattttaaattaatgtagAAAATTATGTATTTGTTGATatgattaatttattaaatgattTGTTGTCTCAATTAGCTTGTTAAGCGTGTTTTCTCAAATTTAGTGGGAGATCTAAAGTTGCACATTGAATAGGAGAAAAACAAATGCACCTCACTTAATATGAATGAACACTTCCGTGGGTtgttagagcaaccacaatagTGTACATAAATTTATCATCATCCAAGAATCCCGGCGATACatttttaaaacctattttggCTTCTGCGGGTGTTCACTGCTGTCTGTCCCTTATTCACGGTAGTTATTCACAGCTATCCTAGGAATTTGCATGCTTTCCAGGGTGGTTCTCAAAAAAACTTCGAGCGGTTCTGGGTGTGAAGGACAATAGAATGACTGAAATGGCATAGGCAATCGAGTTTTGCTGAGCCGGATTCATGTATCAGATGCTCTTTATTCAGATCCAGtctcaaaatatttttgtggGCGATTGAGTTTCATGTCAGGGTGTGGATGGTAGTTCTGAGATTGGGAATCGGATGGGGATATGCTGGCTATCTGGCAGGCAGAGGCGGCAATGCCAAAAAAgctcaggaaaaatctgtgatTTCGTTGCGCCGCGATGGTACCTATTCAATAACAGGTATCCTCAAAACCTCTTCTTACTGCGATCTTATCTGATGATGTGGGCTTTGGTTTCACCTCTCTGTCTGTTTCTGTTCGCACCTTTCACCCTTTCTTTCAGTTATGACCGTGTTGTTGGGGTAGTTCATATGTTGGGGTATACCGTGGGTCAATTTTTCATCCAGCTACTCGCGAATAAAAGAGAAGGACTTCATAGAGGTGACTAGCGTGGTTCAATATTCATTATTTTTCATAGAGCACATGTTCTGTATTCTGTTTATCCAGCTTCTTTGGCGGTGCACGCAATTGGGTTTTAGCTATTCAGTTTAGTTTGCATGGGTCTTTGTTCTTATTGACGGATGAATGTTAAGATTTTTTACTTCACCGCGGTTCAAAGAAGACGGATTGAGGTTTCGCGACGGTTTGAACTGCCGCTTCCTTTCTTCAAGGCTCTTCCCTGTTTAGTTGGTAAGACTTCAAACACGTTTATCTCAAAAAAAGTTGCGTGACTTCTCTCTTATCACGTTCCTCTTTTTCAGGATTCAGCGCATTTTTTGGTAAGTACAGGCTACAAACACGCCTTTTAAATGAAAGCAACCATTCACTATATTTGACTTGGGAATCCCAGGGGTTATGGAAATTCAATTGTTGTTTACGTTGATTTCCTAATTGGGTATTGTTGTGAAAACGAGCATAGGCTCTTGGTCTATGAATACATGCCACAAGGGAgcttaggaaatcaattgtttagAGGGTGTTATAATGCTATTGACGCTTAAATTTTGTTTACATATGCTGACATTTTTATTCTGGGTTGTGCAGAATGCTCAGTGTCATAACCATACTTAACAAGAGTGAAGATAGCTTTAGGAGCTGCAAAAGGACTAGCCTTCACAACGAAATTTCTGAAAACAAATAGTGCTCAATTCTCATTGTACCTACAGGTATCACCGTGGCTGAGAACAAATTTATATCATATAGTCTATTGTTTTCAGTACAGAACACAAAGAATTCATTATTTGAATATAAATAGACTACTTGAGAACCCAGCCGTCAATAAATTCAAAGATGCGTTGGCCAGGTGGCAGGTACAACACAGGTAGTGTAAGCGTTCCAATATCTGTAAGTTTAATCTTCATGTTAACTATCGCTTTGGAAGTTTTCAATTACAATGTATAAGaactattattttattaatttgtacTTGGTTCATATTGATggacaataaaaaaatttgtactTTGGTTCATGCAGGGAATCAGAAAGCTTTGCAATGACCTGTTGGATTTGAAGGAAGCTGTGAAAAATCTAGCTGCAAATATGCAAACAAAGTATTTGGCTTTCTTGAGGTAATAGGGGGTATACAGGAATCTATAAAAgccaataataattatattattatcattGGCATTATTGTTGGCTTTTCTGAGCTTGTAAGCCATTTTTCATCTGGTAGCAAAATTAACCCTTTATGACATAGTTTGTGATGCCCTCCGTTGCTGCTTATAGTTTCTGCCCATGCAAATAGCCTTTATATTAAACACTCTGAGCCTAGATTTTTCAATAGTTTGTTTGTTGCTTTTTAATGATTCTACTGCTCCCCTGTTTTTGTAAAACTTGCATGGCCCCTAACCGACTTAAGGTCGGGAAAGCTGATGAATTTGTATGCTTAATCCTCTGACTTTGGCGCTGGAAAGTCAGAAGATATACTTAATGCTATGAACATatacaaaatattatatatatgtaagataTAGTATaaagttacatatatataaaagataacAAAATCTAATCTTTTGCTTATATACAACTTTTATTGCGCATTAAGGGAGTAAGAACAAGTGCAGTGTTTTCTATATATAAGCATGTTGCTGTTATTCGTACCtggtgaaagaaaaaagaattggGACCCTTCTGACCCGTTACTTCTCCATTTGTTTTATGGATATTCAGCACTTTATGTTTATATTGGTGTGAAAGGCAATTTTTTGCTTCAAAAGTGATGGAGCGGACTGGTaggaatgcttttattattGGTGATTCCAGTGGTAAAAAATCTACAACCGCTGAGATCTCTACCACTATAATCATGATCTACCACTATAGTCATCATGATCAATGTTTTTAATAGTTCTAGAAATATATGGAAAGAGCAGAATATTTGGGTGGCCTGTCAGCGAAACAAATTTTATGAAAACACAAATGCCATGGCATGTGTCATCACCAAGGTTGTTGTGCATTTGAGCTATTACAAGGGACAATTTAGTTTCTTAGGTAATCAGCCAAGGACATATAGATAAAGTGGCAATTGGAAATCCTCTAGAGTCAAAGACTTTTGCATTGCACAGGTAACTACCATAGTCATGTCACCATTTGTTGGTGGACAATAGGTTTAAATATCAACTTGCTGTTgatcatttttcttttcattttatatgaaataggttttttttttgcccgAGTTTTGTAGTCCAAGTAAGAGCCTCCAGATTGTCCAGCAACTCTACCTATTTTGGTATCGGTTTCCTGCaagttaatattattttttccaATTATCAGGATGTCAACTTTTTCCCCTGATACTGATATTCATATAACCTTTCCTGCTTAGAAAAATGATTTTGGAAACAATAAATTGAGTGCTATTCAGTAGAGACATCTTCCAtttgctttatttttcttttattgctaTAATGTGGTTATGTGGCAGGAAAGAGTGGGAACCTTTCAAggcctcaaaaaaaaaaaattccccataaaatatttttggtaTTCGTGGGTCTCATGAATTAAGGTACCTTTGACATCATCACAGATGTTTTGCAATGTCAGGTCAAGAAGCTTGTACTTATTGGTTAATGGTTATTCTTTCATTTTATAATTCAAGAATATTATTTGCTTTTAAAAATATGCTTGaactgttttgtttttgttgtttaattcATTCCCCTTTTCTATTAGTTAGTCCTAACAAGAAGCAATTCTTATGAATGCAGGATAAATACCCTCATTTTACGATGTAGGGATCTCAAGAATTAAGGCGTCTTTGACATCATTGCAGAGTCAGAATTACTGGATAATGGtgattccttgatttcttaatTTAAGAATATTATTTGCCTTTACAATAATGCTTCAACTGCATATGCATTATGTTTTGTTGTTTAGTTCATTCCCCTTTCCTATTAGTTAATCGCCACAAGCAACAATCCTTATGAATGCAGGACTGATATCGTCATTCGTTTCTTAAATTAGGATCTGGGCATCTTCCTTTCTTATGTTGTCCGTTAGATAAACAATAACGCTATTTTTAGTAAGTTGGCTGATCCGAATATTAAAGTAGACATATTTAAAATAAGGTGTAGACTAAACAGGTTTGAAGTGAGATTTCCAAATTTTTGGCCTTGCTTTCCCTCTATTATTGCTGCCATTAGCTTCGTCTTCTTTGCCCATTTTGTTTGTAAGTTTTGATGTTGCTGGTTTGGATTGTTAACCTGTGCATTTATGAAACAGGTAAGACTAtttttttgtataatgttttagGGCATTATTCTTCTTTCAATATGATCTCATAATCTAcacattttgttttctttataagGCTTTCTCCTTGGTTTTTCACAGTTTTATCTGCTTAGCCAATATTGGATTTGAATGAACCTTTGTGTCTATAGTTTCAGGATGCTTGGTGCTAGGATATCTTCACATCTATGTTTGCGCTACTGGATGATGCCACATCACACGCAGTGATGGATCACTCACATTCAAGATTTGTCAAATGTTTGGTGATACAAGACCTATAAAGTCTGGGATTGGGATTTGGATTTGTAATTATAGTTTATAATTTCTTTGTAAACTAATCTTTCTGAATGAATAAATTGATTTCTAAATACACTTAATTGGTGTTATTTGATATCTTATCCAGAATTTCAAATACGTTAAGTATTGATAAGTATTGGAATTTCAATTCTCACACATTGGATTCTCAATTTCTATGTAAACAAATACTATAAAGCTTTTAATGAACAATTACttcaaaattatacaaataAATCAAGTTGACGCAACGCTCAGGTTCACCActagtatatatacatatatgaattcTCTGATGAGGTCTTAAACTGAGGCCCAAACTTTTAGGATTaacttttaaaattcaaaatttttttcaaaaatctagaaaaaatatatttatgttaCAAACCcaaccatatatttttttttcgaaacaaaaatcaaatgcaatatGAAAAgtgtgaaatattttttgtttttatattcaaCGATACataattcttttatatatatatatgtaacaattctCTTATGAAAGTAGGGTCCTAAATTTTAagcatcaaaatatttttttaaaaatttgaaaaaaatatatttgtattttgatcgatcCCAATGATATATTGTTTgtttaaaacaataatataCTAAAAATTGAAACTATAATATGTGATAATTTGAAGTGAACTAGCATAGTTGGCATAAGATGTAGCCACAACCATTCTGAAGTGAAAATGGGTTGGAACgaagtgaagaaaaaaatacGGAAATCAATAGGTAGAGACTGGCAACCAATGGGTAGGAATAAAGTGCCAATCAATTCATACCTATACGCGAGAGTTTGGTAGTTGGGGTGGGTCCCAGTTGAAATAGAGTACCAAACTAGCAGGCATGCCAAACTATTGTTATTGTAgcccattttttttaattgcccAATATAAAGGAGAAATACAACTATTGGGCCATCAAATAGCaaccattgtgattgctcttaTAATGTGTTTGGATGTGGATTTAACCCACAAACGCAAGGAAGTGGGGAGAGTGAGAGAAATTCATTTTTGGTTTGAACAATGGACCCATCAAGTAAATCAATGGATTTGTGTTGAGTGTTACGCCCGCCAAGCTGAGCTCTTGTATCTCATAAGAGTTTAGTAAAGAGACTTTTGTTACACTAATTCAAGAGATAAAGAACTGTAGATGACTCAAATTTCCTTTAAGAAAGCAAGATGCTCGTGCCTTAGTATCGTGCGGTTGTActtatttgtaatttgtttgcaatttttatattattgtatGCTCCAACAATTTCAAAAAGTTTCTTATATTGAACTTGCACAAGACAAAGCCAGTGAGATTGTTGACGACCTCAGCAAGTTGTTCTGCTTTAAGTGTGCCAACTAGAAGAGTGCAATTGTTGTCAATATTTGCTTTATTGCCTAGCGGATCATTTCTATGATTATTTCAATAATACCTATAAAACTGCTAATAAAATCTGAAAGACTGTACAATTAAAATATGATACTAAAGAAGGTGGAGCAAAGAAGTATGCCGCTAGCCGCTAGCCGCTTCTTCCTCTATTAAATGATGGACAACAAGTCTATGGTGGATCAAACCCTAGAATTCCAAACGATAACAGTCGATGTGCGATCTAAAGGAATGAAATTGTTCGGTTTTTCGATTCGGTTTAGAACCGGAAACCACCAAACCGAACATTTTTAGGTTGTTC
This genomic window from Tripterygium wilfordii isolate XIE 37 chromosome 9, ASM1340144v1, whole genome shotgun sequence contains:
- the LOC120006142 gene encoding shewanella-like protein phosphatase 2, which encodes MEDPHPICKKIPDLVASFVDTFVDFSVSGIFLPPSNPNSNSYAGSPSDPLPASSTLRTHYPAPDRLIAIGDLHGDLEKSKQAFRLAGLIDRSDRWTGGSAGVVQVGDVFDRGGEELKILYFLEKLKREAERNGGYLITLNGNHEIMNVEGDFRYVTKEGVEEFRDWGFWFLAGNKIKGLCNGLEKQKDVFRGIPSVIRNVKEEEYWPGFRARSAALRPDGPIARRFLSKNLTVVVVGDSVFVHGGLLDGHVKYGLEKINEEVRNWLNGLMGKSAPKYCKGWDAVVWLRKFSDDSARRCDCIALEEVLATIPGAKRMIMGHTIQEFGISHACSNRAIRIDVGMSKGCINGLPEVLEINGTSEPRVLSSNPLYQNNYKPYWDADRKEGLGLLLPEHGPKPVEVKA